From the genome of Desulfuromonadales bacterium:
AAGCAGCGGCCTCGCCTTCGAGGAGAACTTCGATGTCCTCGTCGGCATTTTCGAGGCGGGTGCCCTGGTGGCGGTGGCGGCGCGGCAGGAGAACATCCTGAAAATGTTCGCCATCGCCCCGTCCCACCGTGGCGGCCCGGCGCTCGGGGAGCTGGCGACGGAGTTGATCCGCGGCGGCTCGGCGGCCGGCTGCGAGACCTTCTTCGTCTTCACTGCCCCGGCGAACGCCCTCGCCTTCCAGGCGCTCAACTTCGCGCCGCTGGTGCACCATCCGCAGGCCGTGCTGCTGGAATACGGCGGCGGCCTCCCCCGTTATCTGGCGGCCCACCGGCACCTGGTGCGCCCGGGGCGCAACGGGGCAGTGGTCGTCAACTGCAACCCCTTCACCCGCGGCCATCGCTACCTGATCGAACAGGCCGCCGGCCAGGTCGACCATCTCTACGTCTTCGTGGTGCGGGAGGACCGCTCGGCCTTCCCCTTCGCCGTGCGCCTGCGACTGGTCGAAGAGGGAGTGCGGGACCTGACCAATGTCAGCGTCCTCGACAGCTCCCACTACGCGGTGAGCGCCGTCACCTTCCCCGCCTACTTCCTCAAGGACCCAGACGCGGCGGCGACGGTGCAGATGGAGATCGACCTGATGCTCTTCGGCCGGCATATCGCCCCCTTCTTCCACATCGACCGCCGCTTCATCGGCACCGAACCGTACTGCCGCACCACCCGGCGCTACGGCGAGACGATGCGACGGCTGCTGCCCGACTACGGGATCGAGACGGTGCAGCATGAGCGGCTGCAGACCGGGGCGGAGGCGGTCAGCGCCTGGCGGGTACGTGAAGCGCTGCGCCGGGAAGCCTACGAGGAGTTGCGCCGGCTGGTGCCGAGGAGCACTTTCGACTTTCTCCTCTCGGATGCCGCCCGGGAAATTCGCGAGAAACTTCGTACCTACAGCAGGAGGCACTGATGGAAATCCGCAGAAAGGTCCAGGCCGGCACCATGCAGTCGAGCGATCTGATGGTCTTCGTCGAGCCGGCCGAGGCGCTCACCATCGAGATCGAGTCGACGGTCAAGCGCCAGTTCGAGCACCTCATCCGCGCCCGCATCGAGGCCGTCCTCGCCCGCTTCGGAGTGACCGCCGGCAGCATCCGCGTCACCGACCGCGGCGCCCTCGACTACGCCATCGAGGCGCGTATGGAAGCGGCACTGAAACGGGCTGGAGAGACAAACCTTTGAAGACGGAGGACGGAAGACGGAGGACGGAAAAAGGCTCTTGCTGTCCTCTGTCCTCAGTCCTCCGTCCTCGATCCTGAGAGGATTCTATGAACGGACTCTGGTACAAGGAATACGAGCAGGGGCGGCGCTTCATCATCAAGGTCAGCCCCGGTGAGCGCGTCATCACGCAACTGCTCAAATTCGCCGGCGAGACCGGCGTCAAGAACGCGGTCATCGTCTCCGCCGTCGGTTCGATGCAGAACGTCCGCTTTCGCGGCATCAAGGCCGGCGCCCGACTCCCCATCACCCCGCCGCGCATGCAGCTCCACGAGGTGGAGGGGCCGCTGGAGCTCATCGGCCTGGAAGGCAATCTCTTCCCCGACGAAAGCGGCGCCGTCGACTGCCATCTGCACATCATGCTCGGCAAGTCGTCCGGCGAGTTGATCGGCGGCCACCTCTTCGACGCCGAAGTCTTCGCCAGTTGCGAGATTCTGCTGACCGAGGTGCTGGTCGAGGGGATCGAACGCCACACCTCGAAGTCCGGGGGCGTGCCGACCATCTTCATCAGCAAGGAGGGTGCGCCATGACCGAATTCCGCCTGCGCCGGACGCTGCTCTACGTGCCGGGGAACATGCCGTCGATGCTGCAGAACATCCCGATGTTCGACTGCGACGGGGTGATCATCGACCTCGAGGACGCCGTCCCCTACAGCGAGAAGGACGCCGCCCGCATTCTCGTGCGGCGCTTCCTCGAAGGCTACACCGACCGCAACAAGGAAGTGATCGTGCGCATCAACCCCCTCGACAGCAAGTGGGGGATTCTCGACCTGAAAGAAGTGCTGCGCGCCCTGCCCGACGGCATCCGCCTGCCCAAGGCAGACTCCCCGGAGATCGTCGAGCGCCTCGACACCCTGCTCACCGAGTTCGAGGAGGAGCTGGGGGTGGAGATCGGCCGCTTCAAGATCCTGCCGTCCATCGAGAGCGCCGCCGGGGTGATCAACTCCATCCGCATCGCCCGCTGCTCGAAGCGCATCATCGCGCTGGCCTTCGGCGCCGAGGACTACACCGCCAGCCTGGAGATCGAGCGGACCAAGACCGGCGAGGAGCTCTTCCACGCCCGTACCCGCGTCATCTGGGCGGCCAAGGCGGCCGGCATCCAGGCGATCGACAGCATCTTCGCCGACGTCTCCGACATGGAGGGGCTGCGCCGCGAAACCCGGCTGATCAAGACCCTCGGCTTCAACGGCAAGTCGCTGGTCAACCCGCGCCAGATCGAACTGGTCCACGAGGTCTTCGCCCCCAAGCAGGAAGAGGTCGACTACGCCCTGCAGGTGGTCGACGCCATCCAGCGCGCCCGGACCATGGGGACGGGCGTCATCTCCCTGGGCGGCAAGATGGTCGACGCGCCGGTGGTCAAGCGGGCGGTGCGCGTCCTGAAGACGGCCAAGGCGCACGGCCTGATCGACATCGAACTCGACGAGGAGGCGATCTATGGTGAAAAATAGTCTGGGCCGGCTGATCCCCGAAACCTTCCACGGCCGCCCCCTCACCCCCTACGCCGACCCCTTCTCGCTGCGCCCGACGGGCAACGTCGCCCCCCGTCCCCTGCGCCGCGTCAACCCGGGAGCGGGCAAGCTGCTCCCCGGCCTGCGCGAAGCGATCGAGGCCGCCGGGCTGCGCGACGGCATGACCATCGCCACCCACCACCACCTGCGCAACGGCGACCTGCTGCTCGGCCTCGTCGTGCGCGAGCTCGACGGCCTGGGGCTGCGCGACATCCGCATCGCCTCGAGCTCGGTCCACCCGGTGCACGCCGAGATCATCCCCTACATTCAAAAGGGGGTCATCAGCGCCATCGAGTGCGGCGTCAACGGCCCCATCGGCGAGATGGTCTCGAAAGGGGAGCTCTCCTGCCCGGTCGTCGTGCGCACCCACGGCGGCCGCGCCCGCGCCATCATCAGCGGCCAGGTGCCGGTCGACGTCGCCTTCATCGCCGCCCCGACCTGCGACGAGTACGGCAACATGAACGGCTTCTACGGCCCCTCGGCCTGCGGCAGCCTCGGCTATGCGCACACCGACGCCGAGCACGCCCGCTGCGTCGTCGCCGTCACCGACAACCTCGTTCCCTACCCGGCCTCCCCGATCTCCATCCCGCAGACCCTGGTCGACTACGTGGTGCCGGTAGCGACCCTCGGCGACCCGAAGAAGATCGTCTCCACCACCACCCGCATCACCACCGACCCGGTCGGCCTGCTCATCGCCAAGTACGCCGCCCAGGTCATCGAGGCTTCGGGACTGCTGCGCGACGGCTTCTCCTTCCAGACCGGCAGCGGCGGCATCTCCCTGGCGGTGGCCGACCACGTGCGGCGGATGATGCGCGAGCAGCAGATCAAGGGGAGCTTCGGCTGCGGCGGCATCACCGGCTACTTTGTCGACATGCTCGAGGAGGGTCTGTTCCAGGGACTCTTCGACGTGCAGTGCTTCGACCTGAAGGCGGTCGAGTCGATGGGGCGCAACCGCAGCCACATGGAGATCAGCGCCGACATGTACGCCAACCCCTTCAACGCCGGCGCGGTGGTCAACCGGCTCGACTGCGTCATCCTCGGCGCCACCGAGGTCGACGTCGATTTCAACGTCAACGTCAACACCGAGAGCAACGGCTACCTGCTGCACAACACCGGCGGCCACTCCGACACGGCGGCCGGGGCGAAGCTCGCGATCATCGTCGCCCCCTCCATCCGCGGCCGGCTCCCCATCGTCAAGGACGCCGTCACCACCGTCACCACGCCCGGCGAAA
Proteins encoded in this window:
- the citD gene encoding citrate lyase acyl carrier protein codes for the protein MEIRRKVQAGTMQSSDLMVFVEPAEALTIEIESTVKRQFEHLIRARIEAVLARFGVTAGSIRVTDRGALDYAIEARMEAALKRAGETNL
- a CDS encoding citrate lyase ligase, which gives rise to SSGLAFEENFDVLVGIFEAGALVAVAARQENILKMFAIAPSHRGGPALGELATELIRGGSAAGCETFFVFTAPANALAFQALNFAPLVHHPQAVLLEYGGGLPRYLAAHRHLVRPGRNGAVVVNCNPFTRGHRYLIEQAAGQVDHLYVFVVREDRSAFPFAVRLRLVEEGVRDLTNVSVLDSSHYAVSAVTFPAYFLKDPDAAATVQMEIDLMLFGRHIAPFFHIDRRFIGTEPYCRTTRRYGETMRRLLPDYGIETVQHERLQTGAEAVSAWRVREALRREAYEELRRLVPRSTFDFLLSDAAREIREKLRTYSRRH
- a CDS encoding aldolase/citrate lyase family protein, with protein sequence MTEFRLRRTLLYVPGNMPSMLQNIPMFDCDGVIIDLEDAVPYSEKDAARILVRRFLEGYTDRNKEVIVRINPLDSKWGILDLKEVLRALPDGIRLPKADSPEIVERLDTLLTEFEEELGVEIGRFKILPSIESAAGVINSIRIARCSKRIIALAFGAEDYTASLEIERTKTGEELFHARTRVIWAAKAAGIQAIDSIFADVSDMEGLRRETRLIKTLGFNGKSLVNPRQIELVHEVFAPKQEEVDYALQVVDAIQRARTMGTGVISLGGKMVDAPVVKRAVRVLKTAKAHGLIDIELDEEAIYGEK
- the citF gene encoding citrate lyase subunit alpha, whose amino-acid sequence is MVKNSLGRLIPETFHGRPLTPYADPFSLRPTGNVAPRPLRRVNPGAGKLLPGLREAIEAAGLRDGMTIATHHHLRNGDLLLGLVVRELDGLGLRDIRIASSSVHPVHAEIIPYIQKGVISAIECGVNGPIGEMVSKGELSCPVVVRTHGGRARAIISGQVPVDVAFIAAPTCDEYGNMNGFYGPSACGSLGYAHTDAEHARCVVAVTDNLVPYPASPISIPQTLVDYVVPVATLGDPKKIVSTTTRITTDPVGLLIAKYAAQVIEASGLLRDGFSFQTGSGGISLAVADHVRRMMREQQIKGSFGCGGITGYFVDMLEEGLFQGLFDVQCFDLKAVESMGRNRSHMEISADMYANPFNAGAVVNRLDCVILGATEVDVDFNVNVNTESNGYLLHNTGGHSDTAAGAKLAIIVAPSIRGRLPIVKDAVTTVTTPGETVDVVVTERGIAVNDKHVDLKNELRRRKVPVKDIRELQQEIYQITGRPRPLEFADEVVALIEYRDGSIIDVIRKVEE
- a CDS encoding PPC domain-containing DNA-binding protein is translated as MNGLWYKEYEQGRRFIIKVSPGERVITQLLKFAGETGVKNAVIVSAVGSMQNVRFRGIKAGARLPITPPRMQLHEVEGPLELIGLEGNLFPDESGAVDCHLHIMLGKSSGELIGGHLFDAEVFASCEILLTEVLVEGIERHTSKSGGVPTIFISKEGAP